The Fusarium musae strain F31 chromosome 10, whole genome shotgun sequence genome window below encodes:
- a CDS encoding hypothetical protein (EggNog:ENOG41): MVSWWDETRDAGNFMNLPALDPETGLGGNGTGPDNCVTDGPFANSTLDIGPGQTLTDHFLSRKVNEINSTLGNETYVQECHDRSTYLDFWESTGFTTHGAGHSRVGGVMEDIDASPGGPSAQGGTGETTLDYIMTTYGIRPNGTVKEVMGI; this comes from the exons ATGGTTAGTTGGTGGGACGAAACGCGTGATGCGGGCAATTTCATGAACTTGCCGGCTCTTGATCCCGAGACAGGATTGGGAGGAAACGGCACCGGTCCGGATAATTGTGTTACTGATGGTCCTTTCGCAAATTCCACTCTCGATATTGGTCCCGGTCAAACCTTGACTGATCATTTCTTGTCCCGCAAAGTCAATGAGATTAACAGCACCCTCGGTAACGAAACCTATGTTCAGGAATGCCATGATAGGAGCACCTACCTCGATTTCTGGGAGTCAACCGGTTTCACAACCCACGGCGCCGGTCACAGTAGA GTCGGAGGAGTTATGGAGGATATTGATGCAAGCCCTGGTg GCCCTTCTGCCCAGGGCGGAACTGGAGAAACAACTTTGGACTATATCATGACTACCTACGGCATTCGTCCCAATGGTACTGTCAAGGAGGTCATGGGTATTTAA